The proteins below come from a single Zea mays cultivar B73 chromosome 8, Zm-B73-REFERENCE-NAM-5.0, whole genome shotgun sequence genomic window:
- the LOC103637219 gene encoding uncharacterized protein yields the protein MQTSGKMPSVPAGDQGGFVQATDVMTEMIRVGASAAANADDATASSAGAAPAAAGLVAAVPGGPRAMRWNDNTSGFILRRMAQLLSDGSRPDKVFKDKDVNSVAKALKEYSGEAVSPTQVYNHLRKWRQKWSRVSKLKDLSGALWDSDSNAILLDQEHYLGHCKDHPKDAEFLNCPIRFYTEMEAIFGHAMATGTFALGSGEALGQNQVDSVAAKVEGPAFTYISEERAQTDVGEGSKATEIPSIAVGRKRKRGNFSEDEMLMLTNMSDAVNNVANALRETGPAHVDGNLYLAVMEMPGYSEEALIVAYTFLLDNKAQGRGFVHMTEAHRNIWLRTFLAKNYYM from the exons ATGCAAACCAGTGGTAAGATGCCTTCAGTCCCAGCTGGTGATCAGGGTGGGTTTGTCCAAGCTACTGATGTGATGACTGAGATGATAAGGGTTGGTGCTAGTGCAGCAGCTAACGCTGATGATGCTACTGCATCTAGTGCCGGTGCTGCTCCAGCAGCAGCTGGTCTTGTTGCTGCTGTTCCTGGGGGTCCTAGGGCAATGAGGTGGAACGACAACACCTCTGGATTTATTCTTAGGAGGATGGCTCAACTTCTTAGTGATGGTAGCAGGCCTGACAAGGTCTTCAAGGACAAGGATGTCAACTCTGTGGCCAAAGCCCTTAAGGAGTACAGTGGGGAGGCAGTGAGCCCAACTCAGGTGTATAACCACTTGAGGAAATGGAGGCAAAAATGGTCTAGGGTGTCTAAGCTCAAAGACCTTAGTGGGGCTTTATGGGATAGTGACTCCAATGCTATCTTGCTTGATCAGGAGCACTACCTTGGCCACTGCAAG GACCATCCAAAAGATGCAGAGTTCCTAAACTGCCCTATTAGGTTCTACACTGAGATGGAGGCCATTTTTGGCCATGCTATGGCCACTGGCACATTTGCACTTGGTTCTGGTGAAGCCTTAGGACAGAACCAGGTTGATAGTGTTGCTGCCAAGGTTGAGGGACCTGCCTTCACCTATATCTCTGAAGAGAGAGCACAAACTGATGTTGGAGAGGGTAGCAAGGCCACCGAGATCCCCTCCATAGCTGTGGGTaggaagaggaagagagggaACTTCAGTGAGGATGAGATGCTTATGTTGACCAATATGTCTGATGCAGTGAACAATGTGGCTAATGCCCTTAGAGAGACTGGACCTGCCCATGTGGATGGTAACCTCTACCTAGCTGTGATGGAGATGCCTGGCTATTCTGAGGAGGCACTGATTGTTGCCTACACCTTCCTCCTGGACAACAAGGCTCAAGGCAGGGGCTTTGTTCACATGACTGAGGCACATAGAAACATTTGGCTTAGGACCTTCCTAGCCAAGAACTACTACATGTAG